The following are encoded together in the Streptomyces rapamycinicus NRRL 5491 genome:
- a CDS encoding carboxymuconolactone decarboxylase family protein: MPSIKPSELTAEQRSLDGHVRQLMAGLPAPFTSTDPDGALIGPFPVMLRFPGLARPLLEWFTAGTGASVLPARVREVAILTTGSRYAAAYELYSHSRVALDVGLPEDIIEGLVAGQRPAGMTAEETVAHDVAARLYSGAPLPGALYRAGVRAFGDSGTAELVFLVAQYAAISAILNAYDVPLPPDDD, translated from the coding sequence ATGCCCTCGATCAAGCCTAGCGAACTGACAGCCGAGCAGCGCTCGCTCGACGGTCACGTCCGACAGCTCATGGCCGGGTTGCCCGCGCCGTTTACCTCGACTGATCCCGACGGCGCGCTGATCGGCCCGTTCCCGGTGATGCTCCGCTTTCCCGGGCTCGCCCGCCCGCTGCTGGAGTGGTTCACGGCCGGCACCGGTGCCTCAGTCCTGCCCGCCCGGGTGCGCGAGGTTGCGATTCTCACCACGGGGTCGCGGTATGCCGCGGCCTACGAGCTGTACTCGCACTCCCGGGTTGCGCTCGACGTCGGTCTGCCGGAGGACATCATCGAGGGCCTGGTCGCGGGGCAGCGCCCGGCAGGCATGACCGCCGAGGAAACGGTCGCTCACGATGTGGCTGCCCGGCTGTACAGTGGCGCGCCTTTGCCGGGAGCGCTTTACCGAGCCGGGGTGCGCGCCTTCGGCGACTCCGGTACGGCCGAACTCGTCTTCCTCGTCGCGCAGTATGCCGCCATCTCGGCGATCCTCAATGCGTACGACGTGCCACTGCCGCCCGACGACGACTGA
- a CDS encoding metal-dependent hydrolase family protein — MVIRTVFKNGTVFDGTAAGIADLVIEGRHVVDVGTDLDGDHVVDCSGKSVLPGLFDCHVHVMTRDFNLARVEQQAFSLQYYEAKRNLSLLLDQGITSARDAAGADLGVKQAIAQELIEGPRLQIAISMLSQTGGHGDVHLPSGGHRSIPMMTAHPGRPNPIVDGPDGVRRGVREVLRAGADTVKIATTGGVMSPGDNPRHAQFRADELAVIVAEAAAADTYVFAHAQGTEGIKAALRAGVRSIEHGYYLDDEAVDLMLERGAWLVPTLSATRAIIDAADSGIPIPEENANLAREAVEAHQASFALAVQAGVKIAMGTDSPPYWSPAASNLRELALMVNSSSMSALDAWRATTSSPAELLRFDAAGKLAAGKLADVVVIAGSLSDLDDLRGRVRQVWLDGTRVR; from the coding sequence ATGGTAATCCGCACAGTCTTCAAGAATGGGACCGTCTTCGACGGAACCGCAGCAGGCATAGCCGACCTCGTCATCGAAGGCCGCCACGTCGTCGATGTCGGGACCGATCTGGACGGTGATCACGTTGTGGACTGCTCTGGAAAGTCGGTCCTCCCCGGGCTGTTCGACTGCCACGTGCACGTGATGACCCGAGACTTCAACCTCGCACGCGTCGAACAACAAGCCTTCTCCCTGCAGTATTACGAAGCAAAGCGCAACCTGTCGCTCCTGCTCGACCAAGGCATCACCTCTGCCCGAGATGCCGCAGGCGCAGACCTAGGGGTGAAGCAAGCGATCGCACAGGAACTCATCGAGGGACCGCGACTGCAGATCGCGATCTCGATGCTGTCCCAAACGGGCGGGCACGGCGATGTCCATCTCCCCTCGGGAGGTCATCGATCGATCCCGATGATGACGGCACACCCCGGACGGCCCAACCCGATCGTCGACGGCCCGGACGGAGTACGGCGAGGAGTTCGTGAAGTCCTGCGCGCGGGAGCCGACACAGTCAAGATCGCCACCACCGGCGGAGTCATGTCTCCAGGCGATAACCCCCGCCACGCCCAGTTTCGCGCCGACGAGCTAGCGGTGATCGTCGCCGAAGCCGCCGCGGCCGACACCTACGTATTCGCCCACGCGCAGGGGACCGAGGGAATCAAGGCAGCCTTGCGGGCCGGTGTCCGTTCCATCGAACACGGCTACTATCTGGACGACGAAGCAGTCGACCTCATGCTCGAGCGTGGCGCCTGGCTCGTTCCCACGCTGTCAGCAACACGCGCCATCATTGACGCCGCCGACAGCGGCATACCGATCCCGGAAGAGAACGCGAACCTTGCCCGTGAGGCCGTCGAGGCGCATCAGGCGAGCTTCGCACTCGCCGTCCAGGCGGGAGTGAAGATCGCTATGGGGACCGACAGCCCGCCCTACTGGAGCCCGGCAGCGAGCAACCTCAGAGAACTCGCTCTGATGGTGAACTCCTCGTCGATGTCCGCGCTGGATGCCTGGCGCGCCACGACGTCGAGCCCGGCCGAACTCCTTCGATTCGATGCCGCCGGAAAGTTGGCAGCCGGCAAGCTCGCGGATGTGGTCGTCATCGCGGGCAGTCTGTCCGATCTCGACGACCTTCGTGGCCGGGTCCGTCAGGTGTGGCTCGACGGCACGCGGGTACGGTGA
- a CDS encoding L-serine ammonia-lyase, iron-sulfur-dependent, subunit alpha produces MPARAPTTIHATTSSREVLGGTPCQVENAAEIALEHNLGLTCDPVAGLVQVSCIECNAIAAVKAINAARRRRPWAGWPSALSSAEAASNPPRSRTFMK; encoded by the coding sequence CTGCCGGCAAGGGCGCCGACGACGATTCACGCAACGACATCGTCGAGAGAGGTTCTCGGTGGCACCCCATGCCAGGTGGAGAACGCCGCCGAGATCGCGCTGGAACACAATCTCGGGCTGACCTGTGATCCCGTTGCCGGCCTCGTACAGGTGTCCTGCATCGAATGCAACGCGATCGCTGCAGTGAAAGCGATCAACGCCGCGCGAAGGAGACGGCCCTGGGCGGGCTGGCCGTCAGCGTTGTCGAGCGCTGAAGCCGCGTCGAACCCCCCGCGCAGTCGAACATTCATGAAATGA
- a CDS encoding Lrp/AsnC family transcriptional regulator, giving the protein MSHLDESRQDYDLDELDRRLIHALQINPRARWAALAPIIGVDAVTLARRWERIVEAGIAWVSGHPGPELRGPSAILEIEAHPAATLGLAQEISADSEAFTVDLTAGGREMLVLVATSSMDALTEYLMTRVPALEGIRAARAHLFTSPFVDGGQWRLRSLSAEEIAAVERSIEVSRSPRGRVDSQLEDQLLRLLGPDGRATVAFLARTVGVGQRRVRDAVAAMTAQGRLDTRLDMAKAQSGRPVHAWYFLRVPAALVQRVGSVLTRIGEIRLAVSTVGQYNLILAVWLSTLAGVQRLEAVLEEKLPGISIADRSVVLRTVKKEGHRLDARGRATCEFSPLLTNMPQSNASFE; this is encoded by the coding sequence ATGAGTCATTTGGACGAGAGTCGGCAGGACTACGACCTCGATGAGCTCGATCGGCGGCTCATCCATGCCCTCCAGATCAACCCGCGAGCACGCTGGGCTGCGCTGGCGCCGATTATCGGGGTCGACGCGGTCACCCTCGCCCGGCGCTGGGAACGCATCGTCGAGGCTGGCATCGCATGGGTGTCCGGGCATCCCGGCCCGGAGCTGAGAGGGCCGTCGGCCATACTGGAAATCGAAGCCCACCCTGCCGCCACGCTCGGTCTCGCACAGGAGATCTCGGCGGACAGTGAAGCGTTCACGGTGGACCTCACGGCCGGGGGACGCGAGATGCTCGTGCTGGTGGCCACATCAAGCATGGATGCCCTCACGGAGTATTTGATGACGCGGGTACCGGCACTTGAGGGGATTCGGGCGGCCCGGGCCCACTTGTTCACGTCGCCCTTCGTGGACGGAGGTCAGTGGCGTCTTCGCTCCCTGTCAGCCGAGGAGATCGCTGCGGTAGAGCGGAGCATCGAGGTCTCGCGATCCCCGAGGGGCCGCGTCGACTCTCAGCTGGAGGACCAACTCCTTCGCCTTCTGGGACCGGATGGCAGGGCGACAGTGGCTTTCCTGGCGAGGACCGTCGGCGTTGGCCAACGTCGGGTACGGGATGCGGTTGCGGCCATGACCGCACAAGGGCGGTTGGACACCCGCCTGGATATGGCAAAAGCGCAATCAGGCCGGCCGGTTCATGCGTGGTACTTCCTCCGTGTCCCTGCCGCGCTCGTACAGCGCGTCGGGTCGGTGCTCACACGTATCGGCGAGATCCGCCTCGCGGTCTCAACTGTCGGACAGTACAACCTCATCCTCGCCGTGTGGTTGTCGACGCTGGCTGGCGTCCAGCGGCTCGAGGCCGTCCTCGAGGAGAAACTTCCCGGCATCAGCATCGCCGACCGTTCCGTCGTGCTGCGCACGGTCAAGAAGGAAGGACACCGCCTCGATGCCCGTGGGCGCGCCACTTGCGAATTCAGCCCTCTGCTGACCAATATGCCTCAGTCAAATGCATCTTTCGAGTGA
- a CDS encoding LLM class flavin-dependent oxidoreductase, translating to MEIGVGLPGHVTGVEERTLVTWARRAEERGFASLIASDRLAWSTPEPLITLAAAAGATERIRLVTSVLLAPLHTNPALFAKAAATLDRIAGAGRLHLGLAPGAREDDYRASHLDFSTRGRALDTLVERVTAIWRGEEEVGPAPVTPGGPPLWFGGASQATLRRIASHGTGWIAGTGGDIDEFITFATRLHSRWKEAGRQGRPRTRATAMFALGGHAHRSLARAVNDYYAFAGPEYVRTVIDAAATTADVIDATVTAHEAAGLDELVFVGNDTDPNQIDLLADILGDKLTSPNSTTRAPDRSH from the coding sequence ATGGAGATAGGCGTAGGGCTGCCGGGTCATGTCACCGGAGTCGAGGAGCGTACGTTGGTGACGTGGGCGCGGCGGGCCGAGGAGCGGGGATTCGCCTCGCTGATCGCCAGCGACCGACTGGCCTGGTCCACTCCGGAACCCCTGATCACACTGGCCGCGGCAGCCGGGGCCACCGAACGCATCCGGTTGGTCACCAGCGTGCTGCTGGCCCCGCTGCACACCAACCCCGCATTGTTCGCCAAGGCCGCGGCGACCTTGGACCGGATCGCGGGCGCCGGACGGCTGCATCTCGGTCTCGCTCCCGGAGCCCGCGAAGACGACTACCGGGCGAGCCACCTGGACTTCAGTACTCGAGGGCGTGCCCTGGACACACTGGTGGAACGCGTCACCGCCATCTGGCGGGGTGAAGAGGAGGTGGGTCCGGCCCCGGTCACCCCCGGAGGGCCGCCACTGTGGTTCGGCGGCGCGTCGCAGGCGACGCTGCGGCGTATCGCCTCCCACGGCACCGGATGGATCGCCGGAACCGGCGGAGACATCGACGAGTTCATCACATTCGCCACCCGCCTCCACAGCCGCTGGAAGGAGGCAGGCAGGCAAGGACGTCCGCGCACCAGGGCCACGGCGATGTTCGCCCTCGGCGGCCACGCACACCGATCCCTCGCCCGCGCCGTCAACGACTACTACGCCTTCGCCGGCCCCGAGTACGTCCGGACCGTCATCGACGCAGCGGCCACCACCGCCGACGTGATCGACGCAACCGTCACCGCCCACGAAGCAGCCGGACTCGACGAACTCGTCTTCGTGGGCAACGACACCGACCCGAACCAGATCGACCTGCTCGCCGACATCCTCGGGGACAAACTCACCTCCCCGAACAGCACAACCAGGGCGCCGGACCGCTCACATTGA
- a CDS encoding enoyl-CoA hydratase/isomerase family protein, which translates to MSDPRWEGHVPPTAFEEYSEKYAAFFKMRRENGIIELRLHTDGGPYLHNWAAHNAWNRVWQDVGNDPDNHVLILTGTGETWFRGDPEETWPRPIVDEEPDYIFQQTIDAWKLIENFVNNLDIPTIAAVNGPGIHTEFALLCDITLAAEDADFIDPHFMAGTAPGDGLSLALQHLMGTKRAAYDIYSGRSIPARKALDYGLVSDVLPREELLPKAWGIAGDIMKRPRFARWATHNIVSRPWRKLVAEDFGFHFSQQMLATVAAKRQVPDPDLVVEARSRKTW; encoded by the coding sequence ATGTCAGACCCCCGCTGGGAAGGCCACGTTCCACCGACCGCATTTGAGGAGTACTCAGAGAAGTACGCCGCCTTCTTCAAGATGCGCAGGGAGAACGGGATCATCGAGCTTCGGCTCCACACTGACGGCGGTCCGTACCTCCACAACTGGGCCGCCCACAACGCGTGGAACCGGGTGTGGCAGGACGTGGGCAACGACCCCGACAACCATGTCCTCATCCTGACCGGCACCGGCGAGACCTGGTTCCGAGGCGACCCCGAGGAGACGTGGCCGCGGCCCATCGTCGACGAGGAGCCCGACTACATCTTTCAGCAGACCATCGATGCGTGGAAGCTGATCGAGAACTTCGTCAACAACCTCGACATCCCGACGATCGCGGCGGTAAACGGTCCCGGGATCCACACCGAGTTCGCGCTACTCTGCGACATCACTCTGGCTGCGGAAGACGCAGACTTCATTGACCCGCACTTCATGGCGGGCACCGCGCCGGGAGACGGACTCTCGCTCGCCCTGCAGCACCTGATGGGCACGAAGCGGGCAGCCTACGACATCTACAGTGGCCGCTCCATCCCCGCGCGGAAAGCACTCGACTATGGGCTCGTCAGCGACGTACTTCCGCGTGAGGAGCTCCTGCCGAAGGCGTGGGGGATCGCAGGCGACATCATGAAGCGCCCGCGGTTCGCTCGCTGGGCAACCCACAACATCGTGTCTCGCCCCTGGCGCAAGCTCGTTGCCGAAGACTTCGGTTTCCACTTCTCGCAACAGATGCTTGCCACCGTCGCTGCCAAGCGACAGGTTCCCGACCCCGACCTCGTCGTCGAGGCGCGCTCACGCAAAACGTGGTGA
- a CDS encoding MarR family winged helix-turn-helix transcriptional regulator has protein sequence MSDVKAASLHELADLVFAVARQLRPPADPAFEPCTPIEISVMRFIHHHPGTSARAASEATLLPSSNFSRVLRGLEKRGLVDRVVDDRNARGVRLYPTDKAHQNHQILRDNWDRTLRGIIDDPATIEIVNATLRRIEDELIARRSGTDADGAQSD, from the coding sequence ATGAGCGACGTCAAAGCCGCCAGTCTCCACGAGCTGGCCGACCTGGTCTTCGCCGTGGCGCGGCAGCTTCGGCCCCCGGCGGACCCCGCCTTCGAGCCGTGCACACCGATCGAGATCAGCGTCATGCGGTTCATCCACCACCACCCCGGCACGTCCGCGCGAGCCGCGTCGGAGGCGACCCTGCTTCCGTCGAGCAACTTCAGCCGGGTACTGCGCGGCCTGGAGAAGAGGGGGCTCGTGGATCGCGTCGTGGACGACCGCAACGCCCGAGGCGTGCGCCTGTACCCCACCGACAAGGCCCACCAGAATCACCAGATCCTCCGCGACAACTGGGACCGGACCCTCCGGGGCATCATCGACGACCCCGCCACCATCGAGATCGTCAATGCCACGCTCCGGCGTATCGAGGATGAACTCATAGCCCGGCGCAGCGGGACGGACGCCGATGGCGCTCAATCCGACTAG
- a CDS encoding SDR family oxidoreductase, protein MDISGAVVLVTGASSGIGGATARAASRAGARVVLLARREERIRQLAKELGESVALAVPCDVTDRGQVAAAVEAAIEKFGRIDVLVNNAGQGLQATVDAIDPEDFRAVLELNLVAPLTATQAVLPQMRKQGAGAIVNVGSGIIWSSLPGSGAYSASKAALAKLSAIARVELADDNIAVSMMFPSITETEFVRTVRGDVAGALKMEGSSGLVPQSPEGAADTILDLIRSGAEQADLVPEEYGGTLNS, encoded by the coding sequence ATGGACATCAGCGGAGCCGTAGTACTCGTGACCGGAGCGTCGTCAGGCATCGGAGGGGCCACCGCACGCGCCGCCTCCCGCGCCGGTGCGCGCGTGGTGCTCCTCGCTCGCCGCGAGGAACGCATCCGACAGCTCGCCAAGGAACTCGGCGAGTCCGTGGCCCTGGCCGTGCCATGCGATGTGACGGACCGGGGCCAGGTCGCGGCGGCCGTAGAAGCCGCGATCGAGAAGTTCGGGCGGATCGACGTCCTGGTGAACAACGCAGGCCAGGGGCTGCAGGCGACCGTCGACGCCATCGACCCCGAGGACTTCCGGGCCGTCCTCGAACTCAACCTCGTCGCACCCCTGACCGCGACGCAGGCCGTCCTTCCGCAGATGCGCAAGCAGGGAGCCGGGGCCATCGTGAACGTGGGCTCCGGGATCATCTGGTCGTCGCTGCCCGGATCCGGCGCATACTCCGCCTCCAAGGCCGCCCTCGCCAAGCTCTCGGCTATCGCCCGCGTCGAACTCGCCGACGACAACATCGCCGTGTCGATGATGTTCCCGTCGATCACCGAGACCGAGTTCGTCAGGACGGTCCGCGGCGACGTCGCAGGCGCGCTGAAAATGGAAGGCTCCAGCGGCTTGGTACCCCAGTCGCCCGAGGGCGCCGCCGACACAATCCTCGATCTGATCAGGAGCGGCGCCGAGCAGGCCGACCTCGTCCCGGAGGAGTACGGCGGCACGCTCAACAGCTGA
- a CDS encoding ABC transporter substrate-binding protein — MRRFPRATGLAAAAALVLPLSACGSGDAASGKPTSGPIDIWYSTNEQEQAWAKATVAAWNAEHTKEKVTAKAVPSGKSTEDVIGAAITAGNTPCLVYNTAPAAVAAFQKQGGLVNLSDTFGDAESFIKKRSGGAVDGLRSPDGKLYQVPWKTNPFMLYYNKDVFKKAGLDAENPKLNTYDDVLAVAKKIKSSKAAKFALYPPATSDYTNALFDFYPLYLANSGGKQLVKDKKATFTSRAGRQTLGFWQQMYAGGYSSPEAYSGDMWAGPFADGVAAMGIAGPWGKGQFDGKVKYGVLPLPTAAGIPADKTSTFADSKNVGLFTSCEHKQTAWEFTKFSMSAKNDAALLEETGQFPTRSDVAAVAGGYLKDNPFYQPFADAVPRAVDVPNIAGSTEVWKTFRTAWEDAVLPGKGDVKSTFDKAAQQIDDQIVG, encoded by the coding sequence ATGAGGCGTTTTCCGCGTGCTACGGGGCTGGCCGCCGCCGCGGCGCTTGTCCTGCCATTGTCCGCCTGCGGTTCGGGCGACGCCGCCAGCGGCAAGCCGACCTCGGGACCGATCGACATCTGGTACTCGACGAACGAGCAGGAGCAGGCCTGGGCCAAGGCCACAGTGGCTGCCTGGAACGCCGAGCACACCAAGGAGAAGGTCACCGCCAAGGCGGTGCCGTCGGGCAAGTCCACCGAAGATGTCATCGGGGCCGCGATCACCGCGGGCAACACCCCGTGCCTCGTCTACAACACCGCTCCGGCGGCGGTCGCCGCATTCCAGAAGCAGGGCGGCCTGGTCAATCTCTCGGACACCTTCGGCGATGCCGAGTCCTTCATCAAGAAGCGCTCCGGCGGTGCCGTGGACGGCCTCCGTTCCCCGGATGGCAAGTTGTATCAAGTGCCGTGGAAAACCAACCCGTTCATGCTCTATTACAACAAGGACGTCTTCAAAAAGGCCGGCTTGGACGCCGAGAATCCGAAGCTGAACACGTATGACGATGTGCTGGCCGTGGCGAAGAAGATCAAGAGCAGTAAGGCGGCGAAGTTCGCCTTGTATCCGCCGGCGACCAGTGACTACACCAATGCGCTGTTCGACTTCTATCCGCTGTACCTGGCCAACTCCGGCGGTAAGCAACTGGTGAAGGACAAGAAGGCCACCTTCACTTCCAGGGCCGGACGGCAGACCCTCGGCTTCTGGCAGCAGATGTACGCAGGCGGCTACTCGTCCCCGGAGGCGTACAGCGGCGACATGTGGGCGGGCCCGTTCGCCGACGGGGTGGCCGCCATGGGCATCGCCGGGCCGTGGGGCAAGGGACAGTTCGACGGTAAGGTGAAGTACGGCGTGTTGCCGCTGCCCACGGCCGCGGGAATACCGGCAGACAAGACATCGACGTTCGCGGACTCCAAGAACGTCGGCCTGTTCACCTCGTGCGAGCACAAGCAGACCGCCTGGGAATTCACCAAGTTCTCGATGAGCGCGAAGAACGACGCGGCGCTGCTGGAGGAGACGGGGCAGTTCCCCACCCGCAGTGACGTGGCCGCCGTCGCGGGCGGCTATCTCAAGGACAATCCCTTCTACCAGCCCTTCGCCGACGCGGTGCCGCGGGCGGTGGACGTGCCGAACATCGCTGGTTCGACCGAGGTGTGGAAGACGTTCCGCACAGCCTGGGAAGACGCGGTACTGCCCGGGAAGGGCGATGTGAAGTCGACCTTTGACAAGGCCGCGCAGCAGATCGACGACCAGATCGTCGGCTGA
- a CDS encoding serine dehydratase beta chain — MTASTAPVGVFDLFTIGIEPSSSHTVGPMKAAAAFAKDLRRAGAADSVESVRVEVFGSLAATGHGHGTFTAVLLGLDGARSARIDSGEVERRLADITASGTVSLGAGQRIRCRIEDFVLRPLTVRPRHTNARWRVHCPRR, encoded by the coding sequence ATGACCGCTTCGACAGCTCCTGTCGGTGTCTTCGACCTGTTCACTATCGGGATTGAGCCCTCAAGTTCGCACACAGTCGGGCCGATGAAGGCAGCCGCCGCCTTTGCGAAGGACCTGCGACGAGCGGGCGCGGCGGACAGCGTCGAATCAGTGCGAGTGGAGGTATTTGGCTCGCTCGCCGCGACCGGACACGGGCACGGCACGTTCACCGCGGTGCTTCTCGGCTTGGATGGTGCGCGATCAGCCAGGATCGACTCCGGCGAAGTTGAGCGAAGACTGGCCGACATCACGGCATCCGGCACGGTGAGCCTCGGCGCAGGGCAACGAATCCGCTGCCGGATCGAGGACTTCGTGCTGCGACCGTTGACCGTACGGCCGCGCCACACGAACGCTCGGTGGCGGGTTCATTGTCCGCGACGGTGA
- a CDS encoding VOC family protein, with product MPNELNHFIVHCRNRRESAAFLADLMAAPAPFDYGRFTQVNTSNNVGIDFADDLVPADRINESHIAFLVTDEEFDAILARLKKNSVPFWPNPVKIREGEINHLFGGRGLYTLDPGGTVLAEFITTPYS from the coding sequence ATGCCGAACGAGTTGAACCACTTCATCGTCCACTGCCGTAACCGGAGAGAGTCCGCTGCGTTCCTGGCCGACCTGATGGCCGCCCCCGCCCCCTTCGACTACGGCCGGTTCACGCAGGTCAACACATCAAACAACGTCGGCATCGACTTCGCCGACGACTTGGTCCCCGCCGACCGCATCAACGAAAGCCACATCGCATTCCTCGTAACCGACGAAGAGTTCGACGCGATCCTGGCCCGCCTCAAGAAGAACTCCGTCCCCTTCTGGCCGAACCCGGTCAAGATCCGCGAAGGCGAGATCAACCACCTATTCGGCGGGCGCGGCCTGTACACACTCGACCCCGGCGGCACGGTCCTGGCCGAGTTCATCACCACGCCCTACAGCTAA
- a CDS encoding carbohydrate ABC transporter permease yields MKSLRDSRDGTQAAGDPPRGRRPRPSTRHAPPAAAPERRIPGHRPGASRLERWLGNSPLGLVLTAPYTAYVLVVFIIPFGVGVWMAFHDYFFTAPGVSVPHPFVGFDNFTEVLGEEKTQRAFANLGLFMAINIPLTVVLALVLASALNAATHWRGFFRVAYYVPYVTASVATLAVWLFLFNGSGAVNNVLGPWAPDPSWLANKHLVMPLIAVYVTWKQLGFYILLYLAALQNVPKELHEAALTDGAGRWQAFRAVTLPAVRPVTSLVILLSIITAGQIFTEPFLLTGGGPSGASLTPALLVYQRGIEQGEPDAAAAIGLILVTGVLIIATVARRVMERD; encoded by the coding sequence ATGAAATCACTCCGCGACAGCCGCGATGGGACCCAGGCCGCAGGTGATCCGCCCCGCGGCCGACGACCCCGGCCATCGACCCGGCACGCACCGCCGGCAGCCGCACCCGAACGCCGTATCCCGGGTCACCGGCCCGGCGCCTCGCGACTCGAGCGTTGGCTGGGCAACAGCCCGCTCGGGCTCGTCCTGACCGCGCCGTACACCGCCTACGTCCTGGTCGTGTTCATCATCCCGTTCGGGGTCGGCGTGTGGATGGCCTTCCACGACTACTTCTTCACCGCGCCCGGCGTCTCCGTGCCGCACCCGTTCGTCGGGTTCGACAACTTCACCGAGGTCCTCGGCGAGGAGAAGACCCAGCGCGCCTTCGCCAACCTCGGGTTGTTCATGGCGATCAACATTCCGCTGACCGTGGTGCTGGCGCTCGTGCTGGCGTCGGCACTGAATGCCGCGACTCACTGGCGCGGCTTCTTCCGGGTGGCGTACTACGTGCCGTACGTGACGGCCTCGGTGGCCACGCTGGCGGTCTGGCTGTTTCTGTTCAACGGCTCCGGTGCCGTCAACAACGTCCTCGGCCCATGGGCCCCGGACCCGTCCTGGCTGGCGAACAAGCACCTGGTGATGCCGCTCATCGCCGTCTACGTCACCTGGAAGCAGCTCGGGTTCTACATCCTGCTCTACCTCGCCGCGCTACAGAACGTGCCCAAGGAGCTGCATGAGGCGGCACTGACCGACGGAGCCGGGCGCTGGCAGGCGTTCCGGGCCGTCACCCTGCCGGCCGTCCGGCCCGTCACCTCGCTCGTCATCCTGCTGTCGATCATCACCGCCGGACAGATCTTCACCGAGCCGTTCCTGCTCACCGGCGGCGGCCCGAGCGGCGCCTCGCTCACCCCCGCGCTGCTGGTGTACCAGCGGGGCATCGAGCAGGGCGAGCCGGATGCCGCGGCCGCCATCGGACTGATTCTCGTCACCGGCGTGCTCATCATCGCGACCGTCGCCCGGCGCGTCATGGAGAGGGACTGA
- a CDS encoding LacI family DNA-binding transcriptional regulator, producing the protein MPPPSRRGGGSRPTIGDVAALAQVSKATVSFVINDRPGVSPQARQRVLDAIDQLGWQPNAGARALSTKRSQTLGLVMRRPPELLSTDPFFPQFVAGIETGLAPLGYALVLQVVPDEETERRAYERLARDGRVDGVFLTDLRTDDPRPALVTELGIDALIVGPPQHGGQVPALGVDDGSGVRRAVSHLRSLGHRWIGHVCGAAGFVHTEARCDAWRGALADADLPEIPPVAADFTGAAGARATHQLLDLDRPPTAIVYANDLMAIAGITTATSRGLRVPEDLSVVGFDDIPLADCIAPPLTTVRQDVLTWGRAAAQALVSLTEGGEFQAAELPPVEFVVRASTAPPRT; encoded by the coding sequence ATGCCTCCGCCGTCACGCCGGGGCGGGGGCAGCCGGCCGACGATCGGTGATGTCGCCGCGCTGGCCCAGGTCTCCAAGGCGACGGTCTCCTTCGTCATCAACGACCGCCCCGGGGTCAGCCCGCAGGCGCGCCAGCGGGTCCTGGACGCGATCGACCAGCTGGGCTGGCAGCCCAACGCCGGCGCCCGGGCGCTCTCCACCAAGCGGTCCCAGACCCTCGGCCTGGTGATGCGCCGACCGCCGGAACTGCTGAGTACCGACCCGTTCTTCCCGCAGTTCGTCGCCGGCATCGAGACCGGCCTCGCGCCGCTCGGCTACGCGCTCGTACTACAAGTCGTCCCCGACGAGGAAACCGAACGGCGGGCGTATGAGCGGCTGGCCCGTGACGGTCGGGTCGACGGCGTGTTCCTCACCGATCTGCGCACCGACGACCCGAGGCCGGCACTCGTGACGGAGCTGGGCATCGACGCACTGATCGTCGGGCCACCGCAGCACGGCGGCCAGGTGCCGGCCCTAGGGGTCGACGACGGCAGCGGGGTGCGGCGTGCGGTCAGCCATCTGCGCTCACTCGGCCACCGGTGGATCGGACACGTCTGCGGCGCCGCGGGGTTTGTGCACACCGAGGCCCGGTGCGACGCCTGGCGCGGTGCGCTGGCGGATGCCGACCTGCCCGAGATCCCGCCCGTGGCCGCGGACTTCACCGGCGCGGCCGGTGCCCGGGCCACGCATCAGCTGCTGGACCTGGACCGGCCACCGACCGCCATCGTGTACGCCAACGACCTGATGGCCATCGCCGGGATCACCACCGCGACCAGCCGCGGGCTGCGGGTCCCCGAGGACCTGTCGGTGGTGGGCTTCGACGACATCCCGCTGGCCGACTGCATCGCGCCACCGCTGACGACGGTGCGCCAGGATGTGCTGACCTGGGGGCGCGCCGCCGCGCAGGCGCTGGTTTCGCTCACCGAGGGAGGAGAGTTCCAGGCTGCCGAGCTCCCGCCGGTGGAATTCGTGGTGCGGGCGAGCACCGCGCCGCCGCGGACTTGA